One part of the Phoenix dactylifera cultivar Barhee BC4 chromosome 4, palm_55x_up_171113_PBpolish2nd_filt_p, whole genome shotgun sequence genome encodes these proteins:
- the LOC103720065 gene encoding uncharacterized protein LOC103720065 isoform X2, which translates to MMSQHPGLSHCFSRQQQGFNDMQLWQQNLIYKQIQEIQRQQQLQQLDEGGRPQNLHTQLSEVARQAAVNQFPGVLNGMPISEASNYMLSNGHEEGELKTLSSSHMLLAGSMNMAPCSGSPMHGLMFSHDQSQLMRPLGFAPQLDQSLNGTPVSHCRDSLIYSSQFQGMSHDCTDAMTPAGGNQAEKPSMPSSALSCFQSDHFMVPEQGCLQDSFLVDKQGFQGKVSFAVAPVEGLNSGATSGNYQQADNFSCSLQAQDFHSRQEDNDWSGTLQEKAVMKVEPSHIGASIDQTEEKLLFGAEDDGNWAASFGSSITNSTGFLHGNPLESNDHFHAFPSIQNGSWCALMQEALEASSSDTGLHEEWSGLSFQKTELSSGNKSAVLSDNGKQQMMWDDNNLQSASSMTSRLFPFFNDADASSNCHTTPGFEHPIKFAYELNESVSADASHESIQQPSKEARNEHLDQSHQKKQFAGANFQMQTHLDNVSNGVWEGQMYEQSVNSAQPAGMELNLQNTQVLAHQQKMPLHNVNGQHGNNPDGWNVNGSLTPDILIVHDNDATNQHAQRYETNRILHMDKNCDNSTVSFPNFSDGLQPVRSDMSSPRMNSDDACMGDYAAITTSSTLKFNQEINQQVVNRHRVYYGKHVAVDSSAKYVGDENFAKYQNELSSAQHAWDSSLNTTDQGSAEMYNHKQKNSFPREVNEGYVFSQSHPTQHTDPGGGARADLLLAGNEHHPLVASAQYSSGQSGQKTLGPCRFQYHPMGNLEMNMETDSQIWRSCSQGSSHLVVQGSKNQEQAGHAIGSNAVHIGKGRLIDMQRSAKGVEEIQYKGSIPGHGSAMFPFDVSAARFSQNRSDGQASQNMLNLLHKVDQSRERNTVVHFSDSKHTAPPEIPESAASDGSSHLQHSQSYAFGLKLAPPSQRQPLSSHSLPSQTSLPALNDCDSKSLNSGAGDKDQMFLTSPTKILSIPSLETSQRENLDNKLSISGQANKSSVYEKSLAPSSLPYARNRDISSANELAKMGQSTSSFESESYMDGHSKHTTHPNLTDDSSGGALADQSAQASLPSLDGRVSSFRLALSADTCAPIASQVCSLDSGHPQLINADMHAMNSGQQPSLMETKSVDQHSATAGFSQQGGFSTMLHNIWTSVSSQQCLSGAEPKNALPIINQSTSPLPSMRVANSCTTQITVDDSNRKGESASFIDTYGGEYSIKTDSSEQKPPDKVDVAAKKGSASRGQEPVPKHISDGNSSVSIPSLVRLYQQDLSRVKYEQDSNFASLNHDKGASGQTLKLLDAHAQNYSLLQQAMKDTESDPSKRVGKRLKGADLGCNALQMEWAGQRFIFGQKPVLNELDASFQHSSFPSDVKMLSFSSKKDKSTSTCSQVACRDLPSQDLLASGQHDIQNHANSPSKSSKSTSVGGNERPWISPQMAPSWFGQYGTYKNGQILAMYDGLGNSQRTAKGVTCFSAKVSESMHNGTVVEQRTNVSQVGSLQQNTSLTARAAGKGSPSHHLPPDAIDNNMTLIPKKRKSATSELLPWHKEVMQGSKRLQTSSMAELDWAQALNRLIEKVEDEFEIVEDGPSITRLRRRLVLTTQLMQQLIPSVPAMFLNAEETASYGSLTYFVAKLALGDVCSLISCAGNDSHMLLNNRKMRPEELKTAEKAGNSFFSKTMENFIGRLGKLETNLLRAKHMDMVWEKS; encoded by the exons ATGATGAGCCAACACCCAGGACTATCACATTGTTTCTCTAGGCAGCAGCAAGGGTTTAATGATATGCAGTTATGGCAACAAAACTTGATATACAAACAGATACAAGAGATTCAAAGGCAGCAGCAACTCCAGCAATTGGACGAGGGGGGAAGGCCACAGAACTTACATACTCAGCTATCTGAAGTTGCAAGACAGGCAGCTGTCAATCAGTTTCCAGGTGTGCTGAATGGCATGCCTATTAGCGAGGCATCTAATTACATGTTGTCAAATGGGCACGAGGAAGGTGAATTGAAGACTCTGAGTAGCTCTCATATGCTCCTTGCTGGGAGTATGAACATGGCACCATGTAGTGGGTCTCCAATGCATGGGCTTATGTTTTCACATGACCAAAGCCAATTAATGCGACCTTTGGGGTTCGCTCCACAACTTGATCAATCTTTGAATGGGACTCCTGTTTCCCACTGTAGAGACTCTTTGATTTATTCCTCCCAGTTCCAAGGAATGTCTCATGATTGCACTGATGCAATGACCCCGGCCGGTGGGAACCAGGCAGAGAAGCCATCAATGCCATCATCTGCATTAAGTTGTTTTCAAAGTGATCATTTTATGGTTCCCGAGCAGGGCTGCTTACAGGACAGTTTTTTGGTGGATAAGCAGGGCTTTCAAGGAAAGGTTTCATTTGCAGTTGCTCCAGTGGAAGGCCTGAATAGTGGCGCCACATCAGGTAACTATCAGCAAGCAGACAACTTCTCATGTAGTTTGCAGGCTCAAGATTTTCATAGTAGGCAAGAAGATAATGATTGGTCAGGGACCTTACAGGAAAAGGCAGTGATGAAGGTAGAGCCTTCTCATATTGGAGCTAGTATAGATCAGACGGAAGAGAAACTCCTGTTCGGTGCAGAAGATGATGGCAATTGGGCCGCTTCTTTTGGAAGTAGTATCACAAACTCAACAGGTTTTCTGCATGGTAATCCTTTGGAAAGTAATGACCATTTTCATGCATTTCCTTCTATTCAAAATGGAAGCTGGTGTGCTCTTATGCAGGAGGCTCTGGAAGCTTCCAGCAGTGACACTGGACTGCATGAAGAGTGGAGTGGACTGAGTTTCCAGAAAACAGAACTATCGAGTGGGAACAAGTCCGCTGTATTAAGTGATAATGGGAAACAGCAAATGATGTGGGATGATAACAATCTGCAGAGTGCATCATCTATGACTTCAagactttttcctttctttaatGATGCTGATGCCAGCTCAAATTGTCATACAACCCCTGGTTTTGAGCACCCTATTAAATTTGCATACGAACTGAATGAGAGTGTATCAGCTGATGCTTCCCATGAGTCCATTCAACAACCATCAAAGGAAGCTAGGAACGAGCATCTAGATCAGAGTCACCAGAAAAAGCAATTTGCAGGGGCTAATTTTCAAATGCAAACGCACTTGGATAATGTTTCTAATGGTGTTTGGGAAGGACAGATGTATGAACAGTCAGTAAACTCTGCACAACCTGCAGGCATGGAGTTGAACTTGCAGAACACGCAggttttggctcaccaacagaAGATGCCCTTGCATAATGTAAATGGCCAGCATGGTAACAATCCAGATGGATGGAATGTCAATGGGTCCCTGACTCCTGATATATTAATAGTCCATGATAATGATGCAACCAATCAACATGCTCAAAGATATGAGACCAATAGAATCTTGCATATGGATAAGAATTGCGACAACAGCACTGTATCCTTCCCTAACTTTTCTGACGGGCTGCAGCCAGTTAGATCTGACATGAGCAGTCCTAGAATGAACAGTGATGATGCTTGTATGGGTGACTATGCTGCTATTACAACTTCAAGCACCTTGAAATTTAATCAGGAAATAAATCAACAGGTTGTTAACAGGCATCGGGTTTATTATGGAAAACATGTTGCTGTTGATTCTTCTGCGAAATATGTAGGAGATGAAAATTTTGCAAAATACCAAAATGAGTTAAGCAGTGCTCAACATGCTTGGGACTCATCCTTAAATACCACTGACCAAGGATCAGCTGAAATGTATAACCATAAACAAAAAAATAGCTTCCCAAGAGAGGTTAACGAAGGATATGTTTTTAGTCAATCACATCCGACCCAACATACTGATCCAGGAGGTGGTGCAAGAGCGGATTTGTTGTTAGCTGGAAATGAACACCATCCTTTAGTGGCCAGTGCCCAATATTCATCTGGTCAATCTGGTCAGAAAACCTTGGGGCCTTGCAGGTTTCAGTATCACCCAATGGGAAATTTGGAGATGAATATGGAAACCGATTCCCAGATTTGGAGATCATGTTCACAGGGCTCTTCCCACTTGGTAGTTCAAGGTTCGAAGAATCAGGAGCAAGCTGGACATGCCATCGGATCTAATGCTGTTCATATAGGAAAG GGGCGCTTAATTGATATGCAAAGGAGTGCAAAAGGAGTGGAGGAAATACAATACAAAGGCTCCATTCCTGGCCATGGCTCTGCTATGTTTCCCTTTGATGTATCAGCTGCTCGCTTTTCTCAGAATAGAAGTGATGGTCAGGCAAG TCAAAATATGCTCAACCTTCTTCATAAGGTGGACCAATCAAGGGAAAGAAACACTGTCGTACACTTCAGTGACTCCAAACACACTGCACCACCTGAGATCCCTGAGTCAGCTGCTTCTGATGGTTCTTCTCATCTTCAGCATAGCCAGTCTTATGCCTTTGGTTTAAAATTGGCTCCACCATCTCAAAGACAACCACTTTCAAGCCATTCTTTGCCCTCACAGACTTCCTTACCAGCATTAAATGATTGTGATTCAAAGAGTCTGAACTCAGGGGCAGGAGACAAAGATCAAATGTTCTTGACATCTCCCACTAAAATTCTGTCTATCCCTTCTCTTGAAACATCTCAGAGAGAAAATTTAGATAATAAATTAAGTATATCTGGACAGGCAAACAAGTCAAGTGTTTATGAAAAATCCTTGGCTCCATCCTCACTTCCTTATGCAAGGAACAGAGACATCTCTAGTGCAAATGAACTAGCAAAAATGGGCCAGTCAACAAGTTCTTTTGAAAGTGAAAGTTATATGGATGGTCATAGCAAGCACACCACTCATCCTAATTTGACTGATGACTCTAGTGGTGGAGCTTTAGCTGATCAATCTGCTCAGGCTTCACTACCTAGTTTGGATGGCAGAGTTTCCTCTTTCAGACTTGCACTCTCTGCTGATACTTGTGCACCCATTGCTTCACAGGTTTGTTCACTAGATTCAGGGCATCCTCAGCTGATAAATGCAGATATGCATGCAATGAATTCAGGCCAACAACCCTCTCTCATGGAAACAAAATCAGTTGACCAACATTCTGCTACAGCAGGCTTTTCTCAACAAGGTGGCTTTTCAACAATGCTACATAATATATGGACAAGTGTGTCATCTCAACAATGCCTATCTGGAGCCGAGCCTAAAAATGCCTTGCCCATTATAAATCAGTCTACAAGCCCATTGCCTAGCATGAGGGTTGCAAATTCTTGTACAACACAGATTACTGTTGATGACAGCAATAGGAAAGGGGAAAGTGCATCTTTTATTGACACTTATGGAGGAGAATATTCAATTAAAACTGATTCCTCTGAACAAAAGCCTCCTGATAAGGTGGATGTTGCTGCTAAGAAAGGAAGTGCATCCCGAGGGCAAGAACCAGTGCCAAAACATATTTCCGATGGAAATTCTTCTGTCTCCATTCCATCACTGGTGCGTCTGTATCAGCAAGATCTCAGTAGAGTAAAATATGAACAGGACTCGAATTTTGCCTCTTTAAATCATGATAAGGGTGCCTCTGGACAAACTCTAAAATTACTAGATGCTCATGCACAAAACTATTCCCTGCTTCAACAGGCTATGAAGGATACAGAGTCTGATCCTAGTAAACGGGTTGGAAAGAGGCTCAAAGGGGCAGATTTGGGTTGTAATGCTTTGCAGATGGAGTGGGCAGGTCAGAGGTTTATTTTTGGACAGAAACCAGTTTTGAATGAACTGGATGCAAGCTTCCAGCATAGTTCATTTCCTTCTGATGTCAAAATGCTAAGCTTTTCTTCAAAGAAAGACAAAAGCACAAGCACATGTTCTCAGGTCGCTTGTAGAGATTTACCTTCTCAAGATCTACTTGCTTCAGGACAGCATGATATTCAGAATCATGCAAATTCTCCTAGTAAAAGTTCCAAGTCAACGTCTGTGGGAGGGAATGAACGGCCATGGATTAGTCCTCAAATGGCTCCTTCCTGGTTTGGGCAGTATGGAACCTATAAAAATGGTCAAATTCTAGCAATGTATGATGGACTTGGTAATTCTCAGAGGACTGCAAAAGGTGTCACCTGCTTCTCTGCAAAAGTTTCTGAGAGCATGCATAATGGTACCGTGGTGGAGCAAAGAACTAATGTCAGTCAGGTTGGTAGCCTCCAGCAGAATACATCATTGACTGCCAGAGCTGCTGGCAAGGGTTCACCTTCTCATCATCTGCCTCCAGATGCCATTGATAACAATATGACTCTAATTCCAAAGAAACGCAAAAGTGCAACATCAGAGCTGTTACCTTGGCACAAGGAGGTGATGCAGGGTTCTAAAAGGCTGCAAACTAGCAG CATGGCAGAGTTAGATTGGGCTCAGGCTCTGAATAGGCTGATTGAGAAG GTTGAAGATGAATTTGAGATAGTGGAAGATGGCCCATCAATTACTCGATTGCGGAGAAGGCTTGTCTTGACAACTCAGTTAATGCAACAACTCATTCCTTCTGTACCAGCTATGTTTCTGAATGCAGAGGAAACTGCTTCTTATGGAAGTCTGACGTACTTTGTTGCTAAATTAGCACTAGGAGATGTATGCAGCCTTATCTCTTGTGCAGGAAATGATTCTCACATGCTTTTGAACAATAGAAAAAT GAGACCTGAAGAACTTAAGACTGCTGAGAAGGCAGGAAACTCTTTTTTCTCGAAAACCATGGAAAATTTTATTGGAAGATTAGGGAAACTCGAAACCAATCTCTTGAG AGCCAAACACATGGATATGGTATGGGAAAAATCCTAA
- the LOC103720065 gene encoding uncharacterized protein LOC103720065 isoform X1: MMSQHPGLSHCFSRQQQGFNDMQLWQQNLIYKQIQEIQRQQQLQQLDEGGRPQNLHTQLSEVARQAAVNQFPGVLNGMPISEASNYMLSNGHEEGELKTLSSSHMLLAGSMNMAPCSGSPMHGLMFSHDQSQLMRPLGFAPQLDQSLNGTPVSHCRDSLIYSSQFQGMSHDCTDAMTPAGGNQAEKPSMPSSALSCFQSDHFMVPEQGCLQDSFLVDKQGFQGKVSFAVAPVEGLNSGATSGNYQQADNFSCSLQAQDFHSRQEDNDWSGTLQEKAVMKVEPSHIGASIDQTEEKLLFGAEDDGNWAASFGSSITNSTGFLHGNPLESNDHFHAFPSIQNGSWCALMQEALEASSSDTGLHEEWSGLSFQKTELSSGNKSAVLSDNGKQQMMWDDNNLQSASSMTSRLFPFFNDADASSNCHTTPGFEHPIKFAYELNESVSADASHESIQQPSKEARNEHLDQSHQKKQFAGANFQMQTHLDNVSNGVWEGQMYEQSVNSAQPAGMELNLQNTQVLAHQQKMPLHNVNGQHGNNPDGWNVNGSLTPDILIVHDNDATNQHAQRYETNRILHMDKNCDNSTVSFPNFSDGLQPVRSDMSSPRMNSDDACMGDYAAITTSSTLKFNQEINQQVVNRHRVYYGKHVAVDSSAKYVGDENFAKYQNELSSAQHAWDSSLNTTDQGSAEMYNHKQKNSFPREVNEGYVFSQSHPTQHTDPGGGARADLLLAGNEHHPLVASAQYSSGQSGQKTLGPCRFQYHPMGNLEMNMETDSQIWRSCSQGSSHLVVQGSKNQEQAGHAIGSNAVHIGKGRLIDMQRSAKGVEEIQYKGSIPGHGSAMFPFDVSAARFSQNRSDGQASQNMLNLLHKVDQSRERNTVVHFSDSKHTAPPEIPESAASDGSSHLQHSQSYAFGLKLAPPSQRQPLSSHSLPSQTSLPALNDCDSKSLNSGAGDKDQMFLTSPTKILSIPSLETSQRENLDNKLSISGQANKSSVYEKSLAPSSLPYARNRDISSANELAKMGQSTSSFESESYMDGHSKHTTHPNLTDDSSGGALADQSAQASLPSLDGRVSSFRLALSADTCAPIASQVCSLDSGHPQLINADMHAMNSGQQPSLMETKSVDQHSATAGFSQQGGFSTMLHNIWTSVSSQQCLSGAEPKNALPIINQSTSPLPSMRVANSCTTQITVDDSNRKGESASFIDTYGGEYSIKTDSSEQKPPDKVDVAAKKGSASRGQEPVPKHISDGNSSVSIPSLVRLYQQDLSRVKYEQDSNFASLNHDKGASGQTLKLLDAHAQNYSLLQQAMKDTESDPSKRVGKRLKGADLGCNALQMEWAGQRFIFGQKPVLNELDASFQHSSFPSDVKMLSFSSKKDKSTSTCSQVACRDLPSQDLLASGQHDIQNHANSPSKSSKSTSVGGNERPWISPQMAPSWFGQYGTYKNGQILAMYDGLGNSQRTAKGVTCFSAKVSESMHNGTVVEQRTNVSQVGSLQQNTSLTARAAGKGSPSHHLPPDAIDNNMTLIPKKRKSATSELLPWHKEVMQGSKRLQTSSMAELDWAQALNRLIEKVEDEFEIVEDGPSITRLRRRLVLTTQLMQQLIPSVPAMFLNAEETASYGSLTYFVAKLALGDVCSLISCAGNDSHMLLNNRKMRPEELKTAEKAGNSFFSKTMENFIGRLGKLETNLLRLEKRSSILDLRVECRDLERCSILNRFAMFHGRARTDGVESLSTSENAPRRALHQSHVTAFATAGNFPEGVLCFSL, from the exons ATGATGAGCCAACACCCAGGACTATCACATTGTTTCTCTAGGCAGCAGCAAGGGTTTAATGATATGCAGTTATGGCAACAAAACTTGATATACAAACAGATACAAGAGATTCAAAGGCAGCAGCAACTCCAGCAATTGGACGAGGGGGGAAGGCCACAGAACTTACATACTCAGCTATCTGAAGTTGCAAGACAGGCAGCTGTCAATCAGTTTCCAGGTGTGCTGAATGGCATGCCTATTAGCGAGGCATCTAATTACATGTTGTCAAATGGGCACGAGGAAGGTGAATTGAAGACTCTGAGTAGCTCTCATATGCTCCTTGCTGGGAGTATGAACATGGCACCATGTAGTGGGTCTCCAATGCATGGGCTTATGTTTTCACATGACCAAAGCCAATTAATGCGACCTTTGGGGTTCGCTCCACAACTTGATCAATCTTTGAATGGGACTCCTGTTTCCCACTGTAGAGACTCTTTGATTTATTCCTCCCAGTTCCAAGGAATGTCTCATGATTGCACTGATGCAATGACCCCGGCCGGTGGGAACCAGGCAGAGAAGCCATCAATGCCATCATCTGCATTAAGTTGTTTTCAAAGTGATCATTTTATGGTTCCCGAGCAGGGCTGCTTACAGGACAGTTTTTTGGTGGATAAGCAGGGCTTTCAAGGAAAGGTTTCATTTGCAGTTGCTCCAGTGGAAGGCCTGAATAGTGGCGCCACATCAGGTAACTATCAGCAAGCAGACAACTTCTCATGTAGTTTGCAGGCTCAAGATTTTCATAGTAGGCAAGAAGATAATGATTGGTCAGGGACCTTACAGGAAAAGGCAGTGATGAAGGTAGAGCCTTCTCATATTGGAGCTAGTATAGATCAGACGGAAGAGAAACTCCTGTTCGGTGCAGAAGATGATGGCAATTGGGCCGCTTCTTTTGGAAGTAGTATCACAAACTCAACAGGTTTTCTGCATGGTAATCCTTTGGAAAGTAATGACCATTTTCATGCATTTCCTTCTATTCAAAATGGAAGCTGGTGTGCTCTTATGCAGGAGGCTCTGGAAGCTTCCAGCAGTGACACTGGACTGCATGAAGAGTGGAGTGGACTGAGTTTCCAGAAAACAGAACTATCGAGTGGGAACAAGTCCGCTGTATTAAGTGATAATGGGAAACAGCAAATGATGTGGGATGATAACAATCTGCAGAGTGCATCATCTATGACTTCAagactttttcctttctttaatGATGCTGATGCCAGCTCAAATTGTCATACAACCCCTGGTTTTGAGCACCCTATTAAATTTGCATACGAACTGAATGAGAGTGTATCAGCTGATGCTTCCCATGAGTCCATTCAACAACCATCAAAGGAAGCTAGGAACGAGCATCTAGATCAGAGTCACCAGAAAAAGCAATTTGCAGGGGCTAATTTTCAAATGCAAACGCACTTGGATAATGTTTCTAATGGTGTTTGGGAAGGACAGATGTATGAACAGTCAGTAAACTCTGCACAACCTGCAGGCATGGAGTTGAACTTGCAGAACACGCAggttttggctcaccaacagaAGATGCCCTTGCATAATGTAAATGGCCAGCATGGTAACAATCCAGATGGATGGAATGTCAATGGGTCCCTGACTCCTGATATATTAATAGTCCATGATAATGATGCAACCAATCAACATGCTCAAAGATATGAGACCAATAGAATCTTGCATATGGATAAGAATTGCGACAACAGCACTGTATCCTTCCCTAACTTTTCTGACGGGCTGCAGCCAGTTAGATCTGACATGAGCAGTCCTAGAATGAACAGTGATGATGCTTGTATGGGTGACTATGCTGCTATTACAACTTCAAGCACCTTGAAATTTAATCAGGAAATAAATCAACAGGTTGTTAACAGGCATCGGGTTTATTATGGAAAACATGTTGCTGTTGATTCTTCTGCGAAATATGTAGGAGATGAAAATTTTGCAAAATACCAAAATGAGTTAAGCAGTGCTCAACATGCTTGGGACTCATCCTTAAATACCACTGACCAAGGATCAGCTGAAATGTATAACCATAAACAAAAAAATAGCTTCCCAAGAGAGGTTAACGAAGGATATGTTTTTAGTCAATCACATCCGACCCAACATACTGATCCAGGAGGTGGTGCAAGAGCGGATTTGTTGTTAGCTGGAAATGAACACCATCCTTTAGTGGCCAGTGCCCAATATTCATCTGGTCAATCTGGTCAGAAAACCTTGGGGCCTTGCAGGTTTCAGTATCACCCAATGGGAAATTTGGAGATGAATATGGAAACCGATTCCCAGATTTGGAGATCATGTTCACAGGGCTCTTCCCACTTGGTAGTTCAAGGTTCGAAGAATCAGGAGCAAGCTGGACATGCCATCGGATCTAATGCTGTTCATATAGGAAAG GGGCGCTTAATTGATATGCAAAGGAGTGCAAAAGGAGTGGAGGAAATACAATACAAAGGCTCCATTCCTGGCCATGGCTCTGCTATGTTTCCCTTTGATGTATCAGCTGCTCGCTTTTCTCAGAATAGAAGTGATGGTCAGGCAAG TCAAAATATGCTCAACCTTCTTCATAAGGTGGACCAATCAAGGGAAAGAAACACTGTCGTACACTTCAGTGACTCCAAACACACTGCACCACCTGAGATCCCTGAGTCAGCTGCTTCTGATGGTTCTTCTCATCTTCAGCATAGCCAGTCTTATGCCTTTGGTTTAAAATTGGCTCCACCATCTCAAAGACAACCACTTTCAAGCCATTCTTTGCCCTCACAGACTTCCTTACCAGCATTAAATGATTGTGATTCAAAGAGTCTGAACTCAGGGGCAGGAGACAAAGATCAAATGTTCTTGACATCTCCCACTAAAATTCTGTCTATCCCTTCTCTTGAAACATCTCAGAGAGAAAATTTAGATAATAAATTAAGTATATCTGGACAGGCAAACAAGTCAAGTGTTTATGAAAAATCCTTGGCTCCATCCTCACTTCCTTATGCAAGGAACAGAGACATCTCTAGTGCAAATGAACTAGCAAAAATGGGCCAGTCAACAAGTTCTTTTGAAAGTGAAAGTTATATGGATGGTCATAGCAAGCACACCACTCATCCTAATTTGACTGATGACTCTAGTGGTGGAGCTTTAGCTGATCAATCTGCTCAGGCTTCACTACCTAGTTTGGATGGCAGAGTTTCCTCTTTCAGACTTGCACTCTCTGCTGATACTTGTGCACCCATTGCTTCACAGGTTTGTTCACTAGATTCAGGGCATCCTCAGCTGATAAATGCAGATATGCATGCAATGAATTCAGGCCAACAACCCTCTCTCATGGAAACAAAATCAGTTGACCAACATTCTGCTACAGCAGGCTTTTCTCAACAAGGTGGCTTTTCAACAATGCTACATAATATATGGACAAGTGTGTCATCTCAACAATGCCTATCTGGAGCCGAGCCTAAAAATGCCTTGCCCATTATAAATCAGTCTACAAGCCCATTGCCTAGCATGAGGGTTGCAAATTCTTGTACAACACAGATTACTGTTGATGACAGCAATAGGAAAGGGGAAAGTGCATCTTTTATTGACACTTATGGAGGAGAATATTCAATTAAAACTGATTCCTCTGAACAAAAGCCTCCTGATAAGGTGGATGTTGCTGCTAAGAAAGGAAGTGCATCCCGAGGGCAAGAACCAGTGCCAAAACATATTTCCGATGGAAATTCTTCTGTCTCCATTCCATCACTGGTGCGTCTGTATCAGCAAGATCTCAGTAGAGTAAAATATGAACAGGACTCGAATTTTGCCTCTTTAAATCATGATAAGGGTGCCTCTGGACAAACTCTAAAATTACTAGATGCTCATGCACAAAACTATTCCCTGCTTCAACAGGCTATGAAGGATACAGAGTCTGATCCTAGTAAACGGGTTGGAAAGAGGCTCAAAGGGGCAGATTTGGGTTGTAATGCTTTGCAGATGGAGTGGGCAGGTCAGAGGTTTATTTTTGGACAGAAACCAGTTTTGAATGAACTGGATGCAAGCTTCCAGCATAGTTCATTTCCTTCTGATGTCAAAATGCTAAGCTTTTCTTCAAAGAAAGACAAAAGCACAAGCACATGTTCTCAGGTCGCTTGTAGAGATTTACCTTCTCAAGATCTACTTGCTTCAGGACAGCATGATATTCAGAATCATGCAAATTCTCCTAGTAAAAGTTCCAAGTCAACGTCTGTGGGAGGGAATGAACGGCCATGGATTAGTCCTCAAATGGCTCCTTCCTGGTTTGGGCAGTATGGAACCTATAAAAATGGTCAAATTCTAGCAATGTATGATGGACTTGGTAATTCTCAGAGGACTGCAAAAGGTGTCACCTGCTTCTCTGCAAAAGTTTCTGAGAGCATGCATAATGGTACCGTGGTGGAGCAAAGAACTAATGTCAGTCAGGTTGGTAGCCTCCAGCAGAATACATCATTGACTGCCAGAGCTGCTGGCAAGGGTTCACCTTCTCATCATCTGCCTCCAGATGCCATTGATAACAATATGACTCTAATTCCAAAGAAACGCAAAAGTGCAACATCAGAGCTGTTACCTTGGCACAAGGAGGTGATGCAGGGTTCTAAAAGGCTGCAAACTAGCAG CATGGCAGAGTTAGATTGGGCTCAGGCTCTGAATAGGCTGATTGAGAAG GTTGAAGATGAATTTGAGATAGTGGAAGATGGCCCATCAATTACTCGATTGCGGAGAAGGCTTGTCTTGACAACTCAGTTAATGCAACAACTCATTCCTTCTGTACCAGCTATGTTTCTGAATGCAGAGGAAACTGCTTCTTATGGAAGTCTGACGTACTTTGTTGCTAAATTAGCACTAGGAGATGTATGCAGCCTTATCTCTTGTGCAGGAAATGATTCTCACATGCTTTTGAACAATAGAAAAAT GAGACCTGAAGAACTTAAGACTGCTGAGAAGGCAGGAAACTCTTTTTTCTCGAAAACCATGGAAAATTTTATTGGAAGATTAGGGAAACTCGAAACCAATCTCTTGAG